Proteins encoded in a region of the Buteo buteo chromosome 11, bButBut1.hap1.1, whole genome shotgun sequence genome:
- the LOC142037331 gene encoding glutathione S-transferase theta-1, translating into MGLELYLDLLSQPCRSIYIFARSNNIPFEFKQVELFKDSVLGKKPAAGSGAEQPRTGPSNSEGASKVSLLKKVPALKDGDFTLAECTAILLYLSRKYKTPDHWYPSDIQKRAQVDEYLSWHHANIRANAPKTMWIKVLIPLFTGQPLPSEKLQEVMEGLSTSLKQFEERFLQDKAFIIGSEISLADLVAIVELMQPVGVGCDIFEDRPRLMEWRRRVEDAVGKELFFQAHEMILNIKELTNIQIDPQLKEHLAPMLMKMLK; encoded by the exons ATGGGGCTGGAGCTGTACCTGGACTTGCTCTCGCAGCCCTGCCGCTCCATCTACATTTTCGCCCGCAGCAACAACATCCCCTTCGAGTTCAAGCAGGTGGAGCTCTTCAAAG ACTCGGTGCTGGGGAAGaagccggcggcggggagcggcgcggagcAGCCCCGCACAG GGCCATCAAACAGTGAAGGAGCTAGCAAAGTCAGCCTCTTGAAGAAAGTACCAGCACTAAAGGACGGAGACTTCACCCTAGCAGAATG CACTGCCATTCTGCTGTATCTGAGTCGAAAGTACAAAACTCCCGACCACTGGTACCCATCAGACATACAAAAACGGGCCCAGGTAGATGAATACCTCTCATGGCATCATGCTAACATCCGGGCTAATGCTCCTAAGACCATGTGGATCAAG GTGCTGATTCCCCTCTTCACAGGGCAGCCGCTGCCCTCCGAGAAGCTCCAGGAGGTTATGGAGGGGCTGTCCACTTCCCTGAAGCAATTTGAGGAGAGGTTTCTGCAGGACAAGGCTTTTATCATCGGGAGCGAGATCTCTCTGGCAGACCTTGTGGCCATTGTGGAGCTGATGCAA CCTGTTGGAGTTGGTTGTGACATCTTTGAAGACAGACCTAGGCTGATGGAGTGGCGCAGGCGGGTGGAGGATGCTGTGGGGAAGGAGCTTTTCTTCCAAGCCCATGAGATGATCCTCAATATCAAAGAACTGACCAACATTCAAATTGATCCACAGCTGAAAGAGCATCTGGCACCTATGTTGATGAAGATGTTGAAATGA